A DNA window from Iodobacter ciconiae contains the following coding sequences:
- a CDS encoding RHS repeat domain-containing protein yields the protein MKGYFMKDWKVVFCFFMVTCFNAMAAPKAINPSEINELISNGYGDIDHVDPFNGVLTIKHQDVFIRGNGGLDIVVNRNYSTQYLNPVAGPEDNSRVISADDRWIGMGYGWTLNVAPKLYIPGNAIDNNPRVDFSINKLCQKQAWHPARDSYEYLIVDLEGKTKKMFPAESGVANSLDNWRLSCEGENNSLLLQDPSGLAYQLTKVNKVYGSHGGSSSGEQTSMAVLIQAEKIYDKNGNWLKIEYENTLVKNIKSKEGAFVSFQYTNNKNGIARLASIETSLGVWKYSYAESTLSPYFYVPYYGYLSKVQRPDGQEYQFSYWDETSHPENHLAGGNPANDDAARSGRLKKMLLPEGGGISFDYSFERNYRAYLWPYQVPDNIHDFNSVFIPIIQESKVVKRVLDNVGEWIYQYKPATQKESGQYDVTTVISPNQIVKYKHIGINYFWRPDLNSLFSPPVQGAWKVGLLVEKKVGDNYTEEYEWDSILHNSNWYSMVTGEGTVGIADNPVRLPLLKNKNITINGIKSSTAYDYDQFGRIVKESEQGFGRKTRTVGYDADLIKRFVFNAVKRQVVSSPQQQDMFIEREFDIGTGRVLSENNNGVFTKFTRYPSGDISTKTDANQRVTYFNNYKRGIAQQEVWPVAEMDNIIISREVDDSGNIKSETDGREFTTRYTFDGINRPTGIYTPIHNPALITWGKDLKIESKGSDTKTTFFDGFGRAIKNEHNGVVIHSRFDSLGRKIFQSYPNSEKGESVEYDALNRPVKRTHGDGSWQRWDYERGAGNRVDETNERGFVIQRYYQSYGNPLDTQLIAVNSVDLPSANIVINRNLQNQITSVSQNGRTRSYEYDKHFFLKKRIDPEIGATTFGRDNLGNMISRQVGNLGVTRYEYDFQNRLKKVVYPNSAPANYEYDENSNILSMAVGSSLRHYTYDANNNLETERVGTGDKWLDSKYSYNANDARSSLTYPNGRVVQFDPDAFGRPTRIGEAVPGIWYHPNGVVQAMTYANGVAQTQTLDDRQWIKTIQVGRGGTGGCGGSPTPPANLSNKPEIIRQNDGNYIYVGNGYYDAQLVKLSYAMIPLDDDLIIPVPAIPANALSPAQLAQGLPLAGNSARDINGNLNPTPCNVAAGGTLYANRSYGYDGVGNVKNIRDSVRPEANRDLDYDAIDRLVVANGSWGAGSIAYDGNGNITSQTFGSYKLNYVYDAASQKLSSTSGAQTGSYQYDVYGNITKRGTGQSYSYDDAGNMAFINKGAANAVAYTYDAKGWRVRSLGPNLDSQQVHIGNNLVSEYDNIKKGWLDHLYLGNQKVADWTWDKDGTQKLEFFHADPAGSPMLATDTAGVVLWAANYYPYGYKLAGGGAGEKNKQWFGGKPQDDESGLQYFGARYYDPVIGRFMAMDPVDWQESNPFHSFNSYAYANNNPWRYVDPDGRVPVDTIWDVANVIYDLGKIAVGAVTGNSAMVASGTVDLAADLVATAIPYVPAGASKVVGGLNKVPNPFGKAGGPQHRAKVKEIVDDIESRGLVAGQEHLVRTPSGNKSRRFVDVVARDKKGDVVEMHQVGRQTKGGNPVSREVKALDDIQGASNVRPQYHPYN from the coding sequence TTGAAAGGTTATTTTATGAAAGATTGGAAAGTCGTTTTCTGTTTTTTTATGGTGACGTGCTTTAATGCTATGGCTGCACCTAAAGCTATTAATCCGTCAGAAATAAATGAACTTATTTCTAACGGATATGGTGATATTGACCATGTTGATCCATTTAATGGCGTTTTGACTATTAAGCATCAGGACGTTTTTATTCGAGGGAATGGTGGATTAGATATTGTAGTCAATAGAAATTATAGTACTCAATATTTAAATCCAGTTGCTGGTCCTGAGGATAATAGTCGTGTCATTTCTGCTGATGATCGATGGATTGGAATGGGGTATGGTTGGACACTAAATGTTGCCCCTAAGCTATATATTCCAGGAAATGCAATAGATAATAATCCTAGAGTGGATTTTTCGATCAATAAGCTTTGTCAAAAGCAGGCATGGCATCCAGCTAGAGATTCATATGAATATTTAATTGTTGATTTGGAAGGTAAGACCAAAAAAATGTTCCCCGCTGAATCTGGTGTTGCAAACTCTTTAGATAATTGGAGGCTAAGTTGTGAAGGGGAAAATAACTCTCTATTGTTGCAAGATCCTAGTGGATTAGCATATCAGCTTACGAAAGTAAATAAAGTTTATGGCTCCCATGGTGGTTCATCCTCTGGTGAGCAGACATCCATGGCAGTTTTGATACAAGCAGAAAAAATTTATGATAAAAATGGAAATTGGTTAAAGATTGAGTATGAAAATACTTTAGTCAAAAATATAAAATCTAAAGAAGGTGCTTTCGTTAGTTTTCAATATACTAATAATAAAAATGGTATTGCAAGACTTGCATCAATTGAAACGTCTTTAGGTGTTTGGAAGTATTCATATGCAGAAAGTACATTGTCACCATATTTTTATGTCCCATATTACGGTTACTTATCTAAAGTGCAACGTCCTGATGGACAAGAATATCAATTTTCATATTGGGATGAAACGTCACACCCTGAAAATCATTTGGCAGGTGGAAACCCTGCAAATGACGATGCTGCTAGGTCTGGGCGTTTAAAAAAAATGTTGCTTCCTGAAGGAGGAGGGATTAGTTTCGATTATAGTTTTGAGCGTAATTATAGAGCATACTTATGGCCATATCAGGTTCCAGATAATATTCATGATTTTAATTCAGTATTTATCCCTATAATTCAAGAGTCAAAAGTGGTAAAGCGAGTATTGGATAATGTTGGGGAGTGGATCTACCAGTATAAACCAGCAACGCAAAAAGAAAGTGGTCAGTATGATGTAACAACTGTTATTAGTCCTAACCAGATAGTTAAGTATAAACATATTGGGATTAATTATTTTTGGCGGCCTGATTTGAATTCCTTGTTTTCGCCACCAGTTCAAGGTGCGTGGAAAGTAGGACTGCTTGTAGAAAAAAAAGTAGGTGATAATTATACTGAAGAGTATGAATGGGATTCTATTTTGCACAATAGCAATTGGTATTCTATGGTGACGGGGGAGGGGACTGTAGGAATTGCTGATAACCCAGTTAGATTGCCACTATTGAAGAATAAAAATATTACGATTAATGGCATAAAATCTAGCACTGCATATGACTACGATCAGTTTGGAAGGATTGTTAAAGAAAGTGAGCAAGGTTTTGGTAGAAAGACTAGGACTGTTGGATATGATGCAGATTTAATTAAGCGCTTTGTTTTTAATGCGGTAAAAAGACAGGTTGTGAGCAGCCCTCAACAACAAGATATGTTTATTGAGCGCGAGTTTGATATTGGTACTGGTAGAGTATTAAGTGAAAATAATAATGGGGTATTTACAAAGTTCACCAGATATCCTAGTGGAGATATTTCTACTAAGACAGATGCAAATCAGAGAGTGACCTATTTTAATAATTACAAGCGAGGTATTGCCCAGCAGGAAGTTTGGCCTGTGGCTGAGATGGATAATATTATTATCTCTCGTGAAGTTGATGATTCAGGCAATATTAAATCTGAAACAGATGGTAGAGAATTTACAACGCGTTACACTTTTGATGGAATAAACAGGCCAACAGGTATTTACACGCCTATTCATAATCCCGCGCTTATTACATGGGGGAAAGATTTAAAAATTGAGTCTAAGGGAAGTGATACTAAAACTACCTTTTTTGATGGCTTTGGTCGCGCAATTAAAAATGAACATAATGGTGTTGTTATTCATAGTCGTTTTGATTCTTTAGGAAGGAAGATTTTTCAGTCCTACCCTAATTCGGAAAAAGGAGAGTCAGTAGAATATGATGCCCTTAATCGTCCTGTAAAAAGAACACATGGAGACGGGTCTTGGCAACGATGGGATTATGAACGCGGTGCTGGTAATAGGGTTGATGAGACGAATGAGCGTGGTTTTGTTATCCAGCGATATTATCAAAGCTATGGCAATCCGCTTGACACGCAACTTATTGCAGTAAATAGCGTAGATTTACCATCGGCAAATATTGTTATTAATCGTAATCTGCAAAATCAGATTACAAGTGTTAGCCAAAACGGTCGCACCCGTAGCTATGAATATGATAAACACTTTTTCTTAAAAAAACGTATTGATCCCGAAATCGGAGCTACGACGTTTGGGCGTGATAATCTTGGAAATATGATATCTCGTCAGGTTGGTAATTTGGGTGTTACTCGCTATGAATATGACTTTCAAAATAGGCTAAAGAAGGTTGTTTATCCCAATAGTGCTCCTGCTAATTATGAATATGATGAAAATTCTAATATCTTAAGTATGGCAGTTGGTTCATCGCTTCGCCATTACACATATGATGCTAATAATAATTTAGAAACAGAGCGCGTAGGTACGGGTGATAAATGGCTGGATTCCAAGTATAGCTACAACGCTAACGATGCCCGCAGCAGCCTGACTTACCCAAATGGCCGAGTAGTTCAGTTTGATCCAGATGCTTTTGGCCGGCCAACCCGTATCGGTGAGGCTGTTCCAGGCATTTGGTATCACCCCAATGGCGTAGTGCAAGCTATGACTTATGCCAATGGTGTGGCTCAAACACAAACCTTGGACGATAGACAGTGGATTAAAACCATTCAGGTAGGCCGTGGTGGCACTGGCGGTTGTGGTGGCTCACCTACGCCACCAGCCAATTTAAGTAATAAGCCAGAAATCATCCGTCAGAATGACGGCAACTATATCTATGTGGGCAATGGCTATTACGATGCCCAATTGGTAAAGCTAAGCTACGCGATGATCCCGCTGGATGATGACTTAATTATTCCTGTGCCTGCCATCCCAGCAAATGCGTTATCTCCTGCCCAGCTTGCACAAGGTTTGCCATTAGCAGGAAATTCGGCCCGCGATATTAATGGCAATTTAAACCCAACACCATGCAATGTAGCCGCAGGGGGCACACTCTACGCCAACCGCAGTTATGGTTATGATGGCGTAGGTAATGTTAAAAACATCCGCGATAGCGTTCGCCCGGAAGCGAATCGCGATCTGGATTACGATGCAATTGATCGCTTGGTAGTGGCTAATGGTAGCTGGGGGGCTGGTAGCATTGCTTACGATGGCAACGGCAATATCACTAGCCAGACTTTTGGCAGCTACAAGCTGAATTATGTTTACGATGCAGCCAGCCAAAAGCTTAGTAGTACCAGCGGTGCGCAGACAGGGAGTTATCAGTACGACGTTTACGGCAACATTACTAAGCGCGGTACAGGGCAAAGCTATAGCTATGATGATGCCGGTAATATGGCTTTCATCAATAAAGGCGCAGCCAATGCCGTGGCTTACACTTATGACGCCAAAGGTTGGCGAGTACGCAGCCTTGGCCCCAATCTGGATAGCCAGCAAGTTCATATCGGCAACAACTTAGTTAGTGAATACGACAATATTAAAAAAGGCTGGCTCGATCACCTCTACCTCGGTAATCAAAAAGTAGCTGACTGGACATGGGATAAGGATGGCACGCAAAAGTTAGAGTTTTTCCATGCAGACCCAGCCGGGTCGCCCATGTTGGCAACCGATACTGCAGGTGTCGTGCTATGGGCAGCCAATTATTATCCTTATGGCTACAAGCTTGCAGGGGGCGGGGCAGGGGAAAAGAACAAGCAATGGTTTGGTGGCAAACCGCAAGACGATGAAAGTGGCCTGCAATACTTCGGTGCCCGCTATTACGATCCGGTTATTGGCCGCTTTATGGCAATGGATCCAGTGGATTGGCAGGAGTCGAATCCGTTTCATTCGTTTAATAGTTATGCGTATGCGAATAATAACCCTTGGCGATATGTGGATCCGGATGGGAGGGTGCCTGTTGATACGATTTGGGATGTTGCTAACGTAATTTACGATCTCGGGAAAATTGCAGTTGGAGCAGTAACTGGCAATTCAGCGATGGTGGCTTCGGGCACTGTAGATCTAGCCGCTGATTTAGTAGCGACAGCAATCCCTTATGTTCCTGCCGGTGCGAGTAAGGTTGTAGGTGGATTGAATAAGGTACCAAATCCATTTGGCAAAGCTGGTGGTCCACAACATCGAGCTAAAGTTAAAGAAATTGTTGATGATATTGAATCTCGTGGGTTAGTAGCTGGGCAAGAGCACCTAGTGAGGACCCCTAGCGGTAATAAATCGCGCCGTTTCGTTGATGTGGTTGCGAGGGATAAAAAAGGTGATGTTGTGGAGATGCACCAAGTAGGTCG